The proteins below are encoded in one region of Bos indicus x Bos taurus breed Angus x Brahman F1 hybrid chromosome 2, Bos_hybrid_MaternalHap_v2.0, whole genome shotgun sequence:
- the SLC40A1 gene encoding solute carrier family 40 member 1, translating to MTRTREQSRQGGCCGSLANYLTSAKFLLYLGHSLSTWGDRMWHFAVSVFLVELYGNSLLLTAVYGLVVAGSVLVLGAIIGDWVDKNARLKVAQTSLVIQNVSVILCGIILMMVFLHKNELLTMYHGWVLTSCYILIITIANIANLASTATAITIQRDWIVVVAGGDRGRLADMNATIRRIDQLTNILAPMAVGQIMTFGSTVIGCGFISAWNLVSMCVEYFLLWKVYQKTPALAVKAPPKEETELKRLNLHKESEPKPLEGTHLMGEKDPDIHELEHEQEPSCASQMAEPFRTFRDGWVSYYNQSVFLAGMGLAFLYMTVLGFDCITTGYAYTQGLSGSILSILMGASAITGIMGTVAFTWLRRRCGLVRTGLISGLAQLSCLILCVISVFMPGSPLDLSVSPFEDIRTRFIQTEPLSVTPTKIPEIISTTDTHMSNGSVPASVVPEMSSKSVPIISVSLLFAGVIAARIGLWSFDLTVTQLLQENVVESERGIINGVQNSMNYLLDLLHFIMVILAPNPEAFGLLVLISVSFVAMGHVMYFRFAQKTLGSQLFACGHDDKEVTDADQANTSDV from the exons ATGACCAGGACAAGAGAGCAGAGCCGTCAGGGAGGATGCTGTG GATCCTTAGCAAACTACCTGACCTCTGCAAAATTCCTTCTCTACCTTGGTCATTCTCTGTCTACTTGG GGGGACCGGATGTGGCACTTCGCAGTGTCCGTGTTCCTGGTGGAGCTCTACGGGAACAGCCTTCTCTTGACGGCGGTCTACGGGCTGGTGGTGGCAGGCTCGGTGCTGGTCCTAGGGGCCATCATTGGCGACTGGGTGGATAAGAATGCCAGACTGAAAG TGGCCCAGACTTCACTGGTGATCCAGAATGTTTCGGTCATCCTGTGTGGAATCATCCTGATGATGGTTTTCCTACATAAGAACGAGCTTCTGACTATGTACCATGGATGGGTTCTT ACTTCATGCTATATCTTGATCATCACGATTGCAAATATTGCAAACTTGGCCAGTACTGCTACTGCAATCACAATCCAAAGGGATTGGATTGTGGTTGttgcaggaggagacagaggcagattAGCAg ATATGAATGCTACAATACGAAGGATTGACCAGTTAACCAACATCTTGGCCCCCATGGCTGTTGGCCAGATTATGACATTTGGCTCTACAGTCATTGGCTGTGGTTTCATTTCGGCATGGAATTTGGTATCCATGTGTGTGGAATACTTTCTGCTCTGGAAGGTTTACCAGAAAACCCCTGCTCTAGCTGTGAAGGCTCCTCCTAAAGAGGAAACTGAGTTGAAACGACTGAATTTACACAAAG AATCTGAGCCAAAACCCCTGGAGGGAACTCATCTAATGGGTGAGAAAGACCCTGACATCCATGAACTTGAACATGAGCAAGAGCCAAGCTGTGCCTCCCAGATGGCTGAGCCCTTCCGCACTTTCCGAGACGGATGGGTCTCCTATTACAACCAGTCTGTGTTTCTGGCGGGCATGGGTCTTGCTTTCCTCTATATGACTGTCCTGGGCTTTGACTGCATCACTACAGGGTACGCCTACACTCAGGGGCTGAGCGGGTCCATCCTCAGTATTTTGATGGGAGCATCAGCCATAACTGGAATAATGGGAACTGTGGCTTTTACATGGCTGCGTCGAAGATGTGGCCTGGTTCGGACTGGTCTGATCTCAGGACTCGCACAGCTTTCCTGTTTGATCTTGTGTGTGATCTCCGTGTTCATGCCTGGAAGCCCCTTGGACTTGTCTGTTTCACCTTTTGAAGATATCCGTACTAGGTTCATTCAAACAGAACCACTTTCAGTTACACCTACAAAAATACCTGAAATCATCTCTACAACTGATACACACATGTCAAACGGGTCTGTTCCTGCTAGTGTTGTCCCAGAGATGAGTTCTAAATCCGTGCCTATAATCTCTGTCAGCCTGCTGTTTGCAGGCGTCATTGCTGCTAGAATCG gTCTTTGGTCCTTTGATTTAACTGTGACACAGTTGCTGCAAGAAAATGTTGTTGAATCTGAAAGAGGCATTATAAATGGTGTACAGAACTCCATGAACTATCTTCTTGACCTTCTGCACTTCATCATGGTCATCCTGGCTCCGAACCCTGAAGCTTTTGGCTTGCTCGTGTTGATTTCAGTCTCCTTTGTGGCAATGGGCCACGTCATGTATTTCCGATTTGCCCAGAAAACTCTGGGCTCCCAGCTTTTTGCCTGTGGTCATGATGATAAAGAAGTTACAGATGCAGATCAAGCTAATACTTCTGATGTGTAA